The sequence below is a genomic window from Bacteroidales bacterium MB20-C3-3.
GTGCGAGCTTAACAGCGGTCAGTTTGCAAATTATCTAAGAGCTTGTCATCAGCAATTCCAATATCATCAGCATAATAAAGTTCAGGGTCAGCCATTCACTGTTTCTGAAATTGTAGATGCTGTTAATGCAATACTTTAATCTCAAACAAGTAAAATAATTTGAAATGAAATATACACCACAAGATTTCAAAAGTAATCAGGAGGTAAAATGGTGTCCGGGTTGTGGAGACCACGCTATCCTTGCCTCTGTTCAGAGAGCAATGCCTGATATTTGCGAGGCTCTCAACTATACTAAGGAGAGATTTGTATTTGTATCAGGTATAGGATGTTCATCAAGATTTCCTTATTATATGGAAACTTACGGCTTCCATGGAATTCACGGTCGTGCCTCTGCAATATCTACCGGAGTTAAGGTTGCAAACCCTACACTTTCAGTGTGGCAGGTTACCGGAGACGGAGATGCTCTCGCCATAGGGGGAAATCACTTTATACATGCAATCAGGAGAAATATAGATATAAATATACTTCTATTCAATAATCAGATTTACGGTCTTACAAAAGGGCAGTATTCACCTACTTCAGTTTTGGGAAAGGTTACAAAAACATCCCCTTATGGAACTGTAGAGCATCCTTTTAACCCCGGTGCTTTGGTACTTGGAGCAAGAGGAACATATTTTGCAAGGAGTTTAGATGTAGAACTTAAACTCACACAGGATATAATGCTTGAATCTGCTAAGCACGACGGCACAGCTGTTGTTGAGGTTCTGGTGAATTGTGTCATTTTCAATGATAAAACTCACTGGAATTTGGTAGACAGAGAGTATAGATCAGATAGAACAATTGTTCTAAAGCACGGAGAACCAATGATTTTTGGCAAGGATAGAGACAAGGGTCTGATGCTTGACGGAATGAAACTAAAGGTTGTTAAACTTGGTGAGAACGGTATCACAGAGAAGGATCTGCTTGTTCACGATGCTCACCAGGAGAATCCAGGCCTTCATTCAATGCTTATCGATATGCAGTATCCTGAATATCCTGTTGCACTTGGTGTAATCAGAGCTGTGAAAGACACGACATATGACGATAATGTAAGAGACCAGATTACAGAGGTTCGCTCAAAATCGCCAATCCAGTGTATGGATGATCTACTGGTGAGCGGAGCAACCTGGGAAGTGGAATAATTGAGTACCAATATTAACTAACATAACAAATAAAAAACATTTCTATTATGAAAGTAGCAGATGTAATGGCCAAACTTGAAAAGAAATATGGTCATGAGAAAGAGTACCTTCAGGCAGTTCACGAAGTTCTTGAATCAATTGAGGGAATTTACAACCAGCATCCGGAATTTGAGAAAGCAAAAATTATCGAGAGATTGGTTGAGCCGGACAGAATTTTTACATTCAGAGTTACCTGGCAGGATGATAAAGGTGAAGTTCAAACTAACCTTGGTTACAGAGTTCAGTTTAATAACGCCATAGGTCCGTACAAAGGTGGTTTCCGTTTCCACCCTTCTGTAACCCCTTCAATTCTTAAGTTTCTCGGCTTTGAGCAGACATTTAAAAATGCACTGACTACTCTTCCTATGGGAGGCGGTAAAGGTGGATCTGACTTTGATCCTAAAGGAAAATCAGATGCAGAGATTATGCGTTTTTGCCAGGCATTTATCACTGAGCTTTGGAGACACCTCGGCCCGGATACAGATGTTCCTGCCGGAGATATTGGAGTAGGCGGCCGCGAAGTAGGCTATATGTTTGGCTACTATAAAAAACTTGCTCGTGAAAACACAGGAGTTCTTACAGGTAAAGGCGCAACATGGGGAGGATCTCTAATCCGTCCTGAAGCAACCGGATTTGGCGGTGTATACTTTGTAACACACATGCTTGCTACAAAAGGTATCGAAATTAAAGGAAAAACTGTTTCGGTTTCAGGCTTTGGTAATGTTGCCTGGGGAGCTGCAATGAAAGCTACTGAACTTGGTGCTAAAGTTATTGCTCTTTCCGGACCTGATGGAGTTATCATTGACGAAGAGGGGATGAATGCCGAGAAGATAGCATACATGCTTGAACTTCGCTCATCAAACAATGATGTTGTTGCCCCTTATGCAACTAAATTCCCGGGTTCAAAATTTATCGCCGGCAAAAAATCCTGGATGGTTAAAGTTGATATAGCTCTTCCTTGTGCATTCCAGAACGAACTTAACGGTGACGATGCAAAGGAACTAATTAAGAACGGTGTTACCTGCGTAGGAGAGATCTCAAATATGGGTTGTACTCCGGAAGCTATAGCAGAGTTTGTAAAAGCTAAGATCCTCTTTGCTCCGGGCAAGGCAGTTAATGCCGGTGGTGTTGCAGTTTCAGGTCTTGAGATGACTCAGAATGCAATGCATATCAGCTGGACAGCTGAAGAGGTTGATGCAAAACTTAAACAGATCATGAGCAGCATCCACTCAGCTTGCGTGAAATATGGAAAACAGAGTGATGGTTACATTAACTATGTTAATGGTGCAAATATTGCAGGCTTTATGAAGGTTGCTCAGGCTACTCTGGAACAAGGGCTTGTCTAAACAAACATTTTTATTTTAATTTTTTAAAGGTGGCTTAGTGAAGCCACCTTTTTTATTTGGATTAACAGATAAAAATTAGGTAGTGTAATATATTTTGTTAAATTTGTGGTGCCTTATTCCTAAGTAAGGCTAACCTAAATTTCAAACTAAACTAAAAACTTATTTATGAATGTAAAAGAGAATTTTACAAGAGTGGGCAAATTTATTGCCTTTACTCTGGTACTCCTGTTGGCAGGAGTCTCTTCTTGGGCGCAAGGACGCGTTACCGGTAAGGTGATTGACGTTAATGGCCAGCCACTGGGTTTTGTTACCGTAGTTGTTAAGGGTACAACAACTGCCACTAATACGGCAGATAACGGAACATTTACCTTCAGTAATGTTCAGAGCGACGGATCTCTAATCGTAAGCTCAATTGGTTACAGAACACAAGAAGTTGCCCTAAATGGAAGGGCTTATGTAGAGATTGTTCTTGAAGAGGACGCTATTAAGATTGATGAACTTGTTGTAACAGCCTTGGGTATCTCCCGTGAAAAGAAGGCTCTGGGTTACGCAGTTCAGGATGTAAAAGGTGATGAACTACAGAAAGTTCGTACATCCAATGTTGTTTCTGCTCTCTCCGGAAGAGTTGCCGGTGTGCAGATACAGGCAGCATCGGGCCAGATGGGTGGTGGTGCAAAGATTAATGTCAGAGGTAACACATCTCTTACCGGTAGCAACCAGCCGCTTTTTGTGGTAGATGGTATTCCTATCAGTAATGCAGACTACTCATACGGAGCAACAGGCGGTGGCGGTTATGACTTAGGTAACCTTGCATCTGACCTTAATCCGGATGATATTGAATCTATGTCCGTTCTTAAAGGCGCATCAGCTACTGCTCTGTACGGTTCAAGAGCAGCAAATGGTGTTGTAATGGTAACTACCAAAAAGGCAAAAGCTTCACAAAAGACTTTCGGTGTAAGTGTTAACTCATCAGTAACTATAGACCAGGCTGCCTATATGCCGCAACTTCAAAAACTGTATGGTGGTGGTTTTGTTTACGAAGGGGCTGGTACTCTTGATGGTTTTCTTGCAGCTACCATTGGTGGTAAAACTTACAGACTTGTTGACTATGCAACAGACGAGAGCTGGGGTCCAAAGTATGATCCTAATATAAAAGTTCTTGAATGGAATGCCTTTGATGCATGGGATACTAAAAATTATTTAGTAGAGAGACCTTGGGTGTATCCTGAGAATGACTATAAAACATTCTTCCAGAATGGTGTTAACTACACAAATAACATCCAGATTGCAAAAGCAGGTGAAGACGGAACATTCAGATTGTCTTACACTAACAGTGAGATTACCGGAATTACCCCTAACAGTAAGCTAAGCAGGAATACTGTAAGCTTTAGCGGAACGGCTAATCTGAATAAGTATCTTGATGGCTGGGCAAGTGTTAACTATGTTAATAATGGTGCAACAGGCAGACCTGAAACCGGTTATGGTGAGAGGAACCCAATGCAGAAGATGTGGCAGTGGTCACAAACTCAACTGGATTATCAGGATTTGAAAGAGTATTTAAATGAAGATGGTACTCAGCGTACCTGGAACAGAACATCATGGGATGACGGAACTCCAATGTATACAGATAACCCTTACTGGTCTGCATATAAAAACTATCAGAGTGACAGAAGAAATCGTGTATACGGAAATGCCGGACTAAACTTAAAACTTACTGACTGGTTAAAAATTACAGGTCGTGTAGGTGTTGACTATTTCAATCTTGCAATGGAGGAGAGATTTGCAGTTGGTTCACAAGCAACTTCAGAGTATTATCTTGATGTAAGAGAGGCTTTGGAGACAAACATGGAGCTCTTTGCAAACTTCAACAAGAGATTCTTTAGTGATAAATTTGGAGTATCTGCTCTGTTAGGAACAAGCAGTTCAGACAGGAAGAGCTGGAGAACAGGCGGTATAACAGTTGGCGGTTTGGTTATTCCTGAACTGTACAACCTTTCAAACTCACAAGTTAAGGCAACAGCCTATGACAGCAAGTCCCAAAAAAGGATAAACTCTGTGTTTGGTAATGTAACAATGGACTGGAATCAGTTTATTTACCTGGATATTACTGCCAGGAATGACTGGTCTTCAACATTACCTGCAGGTAACAGATCGTATTTTTATCCATCAGTAAACTTAAGTGCAGTTTTAACATCCCTTGACGCACTTAAGGATATGAGCTGGCTTAATTTTGCAAAAGTACGCGGAGGCTGGGCACAGGTAGGTAATGATACAAATCCTTATAACCTGGAGTCTTATTATGCGGCATCATCAGGTGGTGCATTTGGCTCAAACCCTCGCTATAGCCCTGCTACAACAATGTCTAATCCACTCCTTAAACCAGAATCAACCAGATCTTGGGAGGTTGGTCTAGAGGCTCGTATGCTTGATAACAGAGTTGGTTTTGATGTTTCCTACTTCCAGAAAGATACTTACGATCAGATTGTACCGGTTATGATTTCAGGTGCAACAGGATATGCAAGTATGTATATTAATTCAGGACATATGTCAAATAAAGGTATTGAGGTTACTCTTAATCTTGTTCCGGTTAAAACAAATGATTTTACCTGGGATATGCAACTGAACCTTGGTACACTTGAAAACAAAGTTATCTCTATTGCTGAAGGGCTAAACTACCTGAACCTTGCTAACGCTCCATTCCGTGTTAAATCAGGAGCATTTACAGGTGCCTCATATCCAGTAATCTATGGTACAGGATATGTGTATGATGACCAAGGTAATAAACTCGTTAATTCATCTACAGGATACTATGCAGCCACACCTATCAGAAACATAGGAAATGCTACTCCTAACTTTACTGCAGGTTTGACAAATGCATTTAATTATAAAGGCTTTGATCTGAGTGTCCTTATTGATATGCAGAGAGGTGGCCATATGTATTACACTTCTTACATGTGGGGTATGTATTCAGGTATTTTTGAAGAGTCTGCTCTTCAGAATGGTAAGGATATCCGTGAAAATGGCGTCTTAATTGACAGCTATTATGGTAAATGGGATGCTGCCGCAAATAAATTTGTCTATACAGATGCTTCCGGAGCTGTAACAACAACCCCGGTTAAAAACACAAAGGTTCTTGGAGCAGAAACATACGGAGCATATCACTACGACAGAAATGACGAGCAGAATGTATTTAGCACAGATTACTTTAAACTTCGTGAAGTAAGACTTGGTTATACAATACCTTCTAAGTTTACAGGTCCTATCAAGCAGCTGCGTGTCTCTGCATTTGGCCGTAATCTGGCTATATGGGGAGAGGCTACCAAGCACTTTGATCCTGAATATTTGCAAATGGCCGGATCTAATGCTCAGGGTATTGAGGGAGGTTATATCCCATCTACCAGATCATTTGGTTTCAGTCTCAGCTTTAACTTTTAATTAATAGGAGATGCTATATATGAATACAATAAAAAAACTATTTTTTGCGCTTTTAGCACTTCCTGTTTTATTGACAGGCTGTGACAAGCAATTTGATGAAATAAACACCAGTCCAAACTCTACTACAAGTGTGCCTACACCGTATATTATGACTTACGCGCAGAGAGAGTTAGGATTCTATATCTTTGATACATGGCGTTCCGGCCGTCAGTCAAGTATTGCCTGCCAGCATCTGGCTCAGAGAAACTACACTTCAGAGGACAGATATCTCTTTAGACAAGAGGTTACCGATGGTTTCTTCAGGAATACCTACTTTATTACGCAAAGTTTCCAGGATATTATCAATCTCAATACAAAAGAGGCTACCAAAGGTAATATGCTTGCTTATGGAGATAATTCTGTCCAGATAGCAACTGCAAAACTTATGCAAATATGGGCTGTAGAACTTCTTGCAGAGACATTTGGTGATGTTCCTTATACTGAAGCCTGGCAATCTCCGGAGATTGTTATGCCTAAGTATGACAAACAGAGTGACCTGTTCCCTAAACTTCTTGCAGATGCCAAGACTGCTGTAGATGCATTAAAGGCTGCTAACAAAGGATGGACTAACGGAGACATTATTTATGGTGGAAATCTTGCCAAATGGATTAAATTTGGTAACTCTATCAGACTAAGATTAGTCCTTAGAATGTCAAATGTTAAAGCTGACTGGAAAACTGTAGCGAAATCTATTATTCAGGAGGGAGTTATGACTTCAAACAGCGATAACGCAATTGTTAAGTTTACAGGCGCTGGTGCGCCTAACGAGGCTCCATTCTATAATGGATTTATAGTTGGTAAAAGAAATGACTTTACCCTCACCAAGCAATTTGTTGGCCTTCTGGCCGGTGTTGATGATACTGACAAGGGTTATACAAATCCGTTTAACGGAATTGAGGATCCAAGACT
It includes:
- the gdhA gene encoding NADP-specific glutamate dehydrogenase codes for the protein MKVADVMAKLEKKYGHEKEYLQAVHEVLESIEGIYNQHPEFEKAKIIERLVEPDRIFTFRVTWQDDKGEVQTNLGYRVQFNNAIGPYKGGFRFHPSVTPSILKFLGFEQTFKNALTTLPMGGGKGGSDFDPKGKSDAEIMRFCQAFITELWRHLGPDTDVPAGDIGVGGREVGYMFGYYKKLARENTGVLTGKGATWGGSLIRPEATGFGGVYFVTHMLATKGIEIKGKTVSVSGFGNVAWGAAMKATELGAKVIALSGPDGVIIDEEGMNAEKIAYMLELRSSNNDVVAPYATKFPGSKFIAGKKSWMVKVDIALPCAFQNELNGDDAKELIKNGVTCVGEISNMGCTPEAIAEFVKAKILFAPGKAVNAGGVAVSGLEMTQNAMHISWTAEEVDAKLKQIMSSIHSACVKYGKQSDGYINYVNGANIAGFMKVAQATLEQGLV
- a CDS encoding SusC/RagA family TonB-linked outer membrane protein, coding for MNVKENFTRVGKFIAFTLVLLLAGVSSWAQGRVTGKVIDVNGQPLGFVTVVVKGTTTATNTADNGTFTFSNVQSDGSLIVSSIGYRTQEVALNGRAYVEIVLEEDAIKIDELVVTALGISREKKALGYAVQDVKGDELQKVRTSNVVSALSGRVAGVQIQAASGQMGGGAKINVRGNTSLTGSNQPLFVVDGIPISNADYSYGATGGGGYDLGNLASDLNPDDIESMSVLKGASATALYGSRAANGVVMVTTKKAKASQKTFGVSVNSSVTIDQAAYMPQLQKLYGGGFVYEGAGTLDGFLAATIGGKTYRLVDYATDESWGPKYDPNIKVLEWNAFDAWDTKNYLVERPWVYPENDYKTFFQNGVNYTNNIQIAKAGEDGTFRLSYTNSEITGITPNSKLSRNTVSFSGTANLNKYLDGWASVNYVNNGATGRPETGYGERNPMQKMWQWSQTQLDYQDLKEYLNEDGTQRTWNRTSWDDGTPMYTDNPYWSAYKNYQSDRRNRVYGNAGLNLKLTDWLKITGRVGVDYFNLAMEERFAVGSQATSEYYLDVREALETNMELFANFNKRFFSDKFGVSALLGTSSSDRKSWRTGGITVGGLVIPELYNLSNSQVKATAYDSKSQKRINSVFGNVTMDWNQFIYLDITARNDWSSTLPAGNRSYFYPSVNLSAVLTSLDALKDMSWLNFAKVRGGWAQVGNDTNPYNLESYYAASSGGAFGSNPRYSPATTMSNPLLKPESTRSWEVGLEARMLDNRVGFDVSYFQKDTYDQIVPVMISGATGYASMYINSGHMSNKGIEVTLNLVPVKTNDFTWDMQLNLGTLENKVISIAEGLNYLNLANAPFRVKSGAFTGASYPVIYGTGYVYDDQGNKLVNSSTGYYAATPIRNIGNATPNFTAGLTNAFNYKGFDLSVLIDMQRGGHMYYTSYMWGMYSGIFEESALQNGKDIRENGVLIDSYYGKWDAAANKFVYTDASGAVTTTPVKNTKVLGAETYGAYHYDRNDEQNVFSTDYFKLREVRLGYTIPSKFTGPIKQLRVSAFGRNLAIWGEATKHFDPEYLQMAGSNAQGIEGGYIPSTRSFGFSLSFNF
- a CDS encoding SusD/RagB family nutrient-binding outer membrane lipoprotein, which encodes MNTIKKLFFALLALPVLLTGCDKQFDEINTSPNSTTSVPTPYIMTYAQRELGFYIFDTWRSGRQSSIACQHLAQRNYTSEDRYLFRQEVTDGFFRNTYFITQSFQDIINLNTKEATKGNMLAYGDNSVQIATAKLMQIWAVELLAETFGDVPYTEAWQSPEIVMPKYDKQSDLFPKLLADAKTAVDALKAANKGWTNGDIIYGGNLAKWIKFGNSIRLRLVLRMSNVKADWKTVAKSIIQEGVMTSNSDNAIVKFTGAGAPNEAPFYNGFIVGKRNDFTLTKQFVGLLAGVDDTDKGYTNPFNGIEDPRLKVYIGESNYSTGRTTGVPYGMLDAATGGFVNANVTTVINLTRQPLPLLLQPNFWSTFMDYPTVCFMMSEVNDFDKANLEAGIRASLAMWGATVDEAYISAVLAKYDAANAEGKKEIVLTQKYIHLFSQSFEAWAEYRRTGYPKSIVKPGEVTYNGVKFVTANDTGTDIVPRLKYDTNEYTLNKENVSAAATSIGGDAYTTKLWWAKK
- a CDS encoding 2-oxoacid:ferredoxin oxidoreductase subunit beta, with protein sequence MKYTPQDFKSNQEVKWCPGCGDHAILASVQRAMPDICEALNYTKERFVFVSGIGCSSRFPYYMETYGFHGIHGRASAISTGVKVANPTLSVWQVTGDGDALAIGGNHFIHAIRRNIDINILLFNNQIYGLTKGQYSPTSVLGKVTKTSPYGTVEHPFNPGALVLGARGTYFARSLDVELKLTQDIMLESAKHDGTAVVEVLVNCVIFNDKTHWNLVDREYRSDRTIVLKHGEPMIFGKDRDKGLMLDGMKLKVVKLGENGITEKDLLVHDAHQENPGLHSMLIDMQYPEYPVALGVIRAVKDTTYDDNVRDQITEVRSKSPIQCMDDLLVSGATWEVE